GCCGTGCGAGAAGCTACCGCATGGGCCAAACGGTCCATGGGGGAAGACCACACGCCCGGTTCAGGTCGCCCGCAGGCACCGTCCGCCGGACGGATTCGGCCTTCCAGAGTGAAGGTGTTGGCTCAAACGCTTTCTTCCCGCTCGAACACGGTAGGGAATTCGCAGTCAGTATAGCAAGCGTCTCCTGGCGGGGGCAAGTCGCCTAGTCGCCGCCGCCCGCGGCGACGGCGTCGTCGTCGAAGAGGCGCAGCAGACGCGCCGCCTTCTCCTCCGCGGCGGGCGAAATCGTCCGACCGGCCCGCTCGCGGTGCAGTTCGTCGGCGATGTTGAAGGCCGCCAGGATCGCGATGCGCAGGGGCGAGACCTGCCGACTGCCGGCCGCGATCTCCTTCATCG
This portion of the bacterium genome encodes:
- a CDS encoding cell division protein ZapA — translated: MAGDARVQVSIYGNDYRVRGEADPEYIRGLAAYVDRTMKEIAAGSRQVSPLRIAILAAFNIADELHRERAGRTISPAAEEKAARLLRLFDDDAVAAGGGD